Genomic window (Flavobacteriales bacterium):
GTATTCCGCCTCCCGAAAGCACAAAGGGCCGCGTTTCCATCTTCGCGAAAATAGCCTTCGTGATACGGACGGCACCTCGGGCGCTATTCCTTGATGAAGCGCAAAGTGGTAGTGGCCGGCGTGCCGCGCAAGCTCAGCAGGTATGCACCGCTGGCCAATCCATGCACGTCGATCACGGCCGTGGTCCCATGCACCGGGCCATGCTGCACGCTGCGCCCACTGGCGTCGTGGATATCGTACGCCGCGCCCATGACCGATGGGTCCATGCCCTGCAAATGCAATCGGTCCGACACAGGCACCGGCCACAAGCCAAGGCCCGTGCGCATCGCTTCATGGAAGCTGACTGTAAAAATGAAGACCGTATCGGAATTCGCGGAGCAGCCGATGCTATCGGTGATCTGCACGAAATAATGTCCGTTCTCCTCCGCCTCCAAAGTCTGACCGTCCGCGCCCGAAATAGGGACGGAATCCAGATACCACTGGTAGGTCGAGGCGGAACTGCTTTCCAAAGTAAGGCCGTCCACAGTAATGGTCGCCACAGGGAGCGGCTCGGGGGTCACGATCAACGTATCACTGCTGCCCGTACACCCTTCAGTGGATCCCACGGTGAGTTGGAGCGTATCGCCAGAGGTCCAAACATCGCGGAGTTCCGCTCCGGTGTTCCACAGATAAAAGTACATGAAATCCGGACCGGAGACCATCACGCTATCCCCGGCACAGAAGGCACTGGCCATGGTAAGCGGCACTTCAACGTTCGTGGCCACCAGCGCCGCGAAGGCATTGATCTTGCCCTGACCGAACCGCACGTTCGGCAGATCCCCGGTGAAGTCGTCCGCGAAGGCCGTCCCGTTGATCGCATCGCGGACCATGATGTTCGACGCCCGAGGGCATTTTTCCAACAACAGCGCCGCCGTGCCCGCCACCACGGGCGAGGCGATGGAGGTGCCGCCGTTCCGCATGTGCAGGCTGTCGATCAGCTTGTCCGGGCCATTGGTAAGGTATATCTGCAGGATATTCAAGGGACCCGCGCCGAAGGTGACATCACCTGGCGCGGCCACATCAGGTTTCACTACACCCGTGCGGGAGGGCCCGTGGCTGCTGTTCACGCTGATGGCGCCGGAGATGCCGCCAAGGTCCCGTGGCACGCCCGATACATCCGTGTACTGCTGTTGATTATAGTAGTTGCCCACGGTGATCACCTGCGGGGAACAAGCCCAGGAATCGACGATGCTCTGGTCCTTGTCCGGGGCCACATACCGCGCGATGGGCGGAAAGTCCGCGCTGTCCGGAATAGCCGTGATCATCTTCGAGGTGCCGAACACATCGGTACTCCATACATCGAAGCGTCCCTCGCCAATGGTCATGAAGCGGTAGTACAGCTGTGCGGCGGAATCCGGCTGTGGGATATAGACCTCCAGATGGTACTGCCCGTCGCGGAGCTGCCCTTGGGTGAACACCCGGCCGAGCTTATTGCCGTCGACGCTCCAGAGCGTGTCCATCACGATCTGCCCCAAGGTGCCTTGAATGTCGCGGAAGGGGATCCTACCGCGGAAGGCATAGCCACCATTGTATTTGTCGGCCCCAACGCTGTAGCTCACGTTATTGAAGTCCGCCGTGTCCGCCCAAAGGTCGAAGTAC
Coding sequences:
- a CDS encoding S8 family peptidase — encoded protein: MRSRVLTLGILFLVCCAAYAQGPSKMGFQLRAWLATADPAGRVDLFLGGDASEVARTVLTHGGMVKMAVDGWVQASMPVQRVKELDLDPAVGTIVFGLSKGRTMNDSSRVKAHVNEVHEGLAPLPAAYQGEGVIMGIIDTGLDFHHPDFLDSSGRTRVLRYWDQNYPFDQALTPAGFGYGQAWDSTAINAGDCPAVDPFNQYGHGTTVAATAAANNNGNGHCEGVAPKADLIIVANDLDHPNWTSSVVDAVRYIIEQAATLGRPVAINLSLGDYYGSHDGLDPAALMIDQMLTAEPGRVLVCAAGNSGGLPAYHLRTDVTTDTTFTWFAYNPNSVLNMGAMYFDLWADTADFNNVSYSVGADKYNGGYAFRGRIPFRDIQGTLGQIVMDTLWSVDGNKLGRVFTQGQLRDGQYHLEVYIPQPDSAAQLYYRFMTIGEGRFDVWSTDVFGTSKMITAIPDSADFPPIARYVAPDKDQSIVDSWACSPQVITVGNYYNQQQYTDVSGVPRDLGGISGAISVNSSHGPSRTGVVKPDVAAPGDVTFGAGPLNILQIYLTNGPDKLIDSLHMRNGGTSIASPVVAGTAALLLEKCPRASNIMVRDAINGTAFADDFTGDLPNVRFGQGKINAFAALVATNVEVPLTMASAFCAGDSVMVSGPDFMYFYLWNTGAELRDVWTSGDTLQLTVGSTEGCTGSSDTLIVTPEPLPVATITVDGLTLESSSASTYQWYLDSVPISGADGQTLEAEENGHYFVQITDSIGCSANSDTVFIFTVSFHEAMRTGLGLWPVPVSDRLHLQGMDPSVMGAAYDIHDASGRSVQHGPVHGTTAVIDVHGLASGAYLLSLRGTPATTTLRFIKE